The region TCATCAATTCAATTCATTACAGTGCGCCACGAACAGGGTGCTGCGTTTATGGCAGATGTCTATGGGCGACTGACGGGTAAAGCTGGTGTTTGTCTTTCTACCCTAGGGCCAGGAGCAACGAACCTAATGACTGGGGTGGCGGATGCCAACCTTGACGGTGCGCCATTAATCGCGATCACCGGTCAGGTCGGTACGGATCGCATGCACATTGAATCCCACCAATATCTTGATCTTGTGGCCATGTTTGCGCCAGTGACAAAATGGAACCGACAGATTGTGCGACCGAGCACTACGCCGGAAATTGTGCGCCGCGCCTTTAAAATTGCCCAACAGGAAAAACCGGGGGCTGTTCACATTGACCTCCCGGAAAATATTGCGGCTATGGACACCGATGGTTCACCCCTCACCACCGACGGTCGTGAAAAAATTTACGCATCTTCTCGAAGTATTAATCAAGCCGCTCAGGCGATCGCCAAAGCAAAAAATCCAGTAATCCTCGCAGGCAACGGTACCATTCGCGCAAAAGCTGCTGAAGCACTCACCGAATTTGCGACGAAATTAAATATTCCCGTCGTCAATACCTTTATGGGCAAAGGCGCGATTCCCTACACCCATCCCTTGTCCCTGTGGACGATTGGTTTGCAGCAGCGGGACTTCATTACCTGTGCCTTCGAGCAAAGCGACCTTGTGATTGCAGTGGGCTATGATCTAATCGAATATTCCCCCAAACAGTGGAATCCAGAAGGTTCTACCCCCATTATTCACATTGGTGAAGCCTCTGCTGAAATTGACAGTAGCTATATTCCCCGCGCCGAAGTGGTAGGCGATATTGGCGATTCGTTAAGCGAAATCATGAAGCGTGCAGACCGTGAAGGCCGACCTCTACCGAGTTTTGCCTCTGTCCGCTCAGAGATTCGTGAAGACTATGAACACTACGCTAACGACACTGGTTTTCCCGTTAAACCCCAAAAAATTATTTACGATTTGCGGCAGGTTATGTCGCCGGAAGACGTGGTCATTTCCGATGTCGGCGCACACAAAATGTGGATGGCACGCCATTATCACTGTGATTGTCCTAATACCTGTTTAATTTCTAATGGTTTCGCGGCGATGGGGATTGCGATTCCCGGAGCGTTAGCGGCAAAGCTTGTCTATCCCAATAAGAGGATTGTGGCGGTTACTGGTGACGGTGGCTTTATGATGAACAACCAAGAGCTTGAAACGGCACTACGGGTCGGCACAAATTTTGTCACGCTGATTTTTAATGACAGTGGCTATGGTCTGATTGGCTGGAAACAGATTAATCAATTTGGACAGCCTGCGTTTGTTGATTTTAAAAATCCTGACTTTGTAAAATTCTCTGAAAGTATGGGCTTAAAGGGCTATCGCATTAACTCGGCGGAAGAGTTGATCCCAACATTAGAGGAAGCTTTTAAGCAAGATGTG is a window of [Limnothrix rosea] IAM M-220 DNA encoding:
- a CDS encoding acetolactate synthase large subunit; the encoded protein is MNTAELLVKCLENEGVEYIFGLPGEENLHILEALKDSSIQFITVRHEQGAAFMADVYGRLTGKAGVCLSTLGPGATNLMTGVADANLDGAPLIAITGQVGTDRMHIESHQYLDLVAMFAPVTKWNRQIVRPSTTPEIVRRAFKIAQQEKPGAVHIDLPENIAAMDTDGSPLTTDGREKIYASSRSINQAAQAIAKAKNPVILAGNGTIRAKAAEALTEFATKLNIPVVNTFMGKGAIPYTHPLSLWTIGLQQRDFITCAFEQSDLVIAVGYDLIEYSPKQWNPEGSTPIIHIGEASAEIDSSYIPRAEVVGDIGDSLSEIMKRADREGRPLPSFASVRSEIREDYEHYANDTGFPVKPQKIIYDLRQVMSPEDVVISDVGAHKMWMARHYHCDCPNTCLISNGFAAMGIAIPGALAAKLVYPNKRIVAVTGDGGFMMNNQELETALRVGTNFVTLIFNDSGYGLIGWKQINQFGQPAFVDFKNPDFVKFSESMGLKGYRINSAEELIPTLEEAFKQDVPTVIDCPVDYGENVKFSQKAGDLICRI